In the genome of Dyadobacter fermentans DSM 18053, the window GCCTGGTGTCGATGGGCATGACCACCTCGCTGGTAGATGCCTATCCGGTTAAATTAATTTGGGAAGACATACTCTACACAGGCGTGATTGTCGTTATGATAACTATGGTTGTTTCGTACATCCCGGCCAGAAGGGCCGCAGCAGCCGGTGCGCTACTGCGGGTGTAGCCTTGGCCCGATACCGTCAGAAAATCGTTTATTAATTCATTTACATTGACTTACTTCCTAGCAATCAATCAGAAAGCGGATATGACCGGTGATAATACAAGACCTTTTTTGAACCGATTGATTTTTACAATTCTTGGAATACTTTCTTTCGCATTCAGTACGCCGGCGCAGGCCGGAACCGATGCCGACACACTTTACAGAAGAAATCCCGGAACAATCACCCCAAAAGGCCCCTACCGGCCGGAAAGACCCCGCAAGAACGACATTTTATACACTCGACTGGACGTTCAGCTGGATTGGGCGAAGCAGCAGGTGCCCGCGTCGGCCATATTGAAGTTCAAACCGCATTTTTATCCCCAAAACACCCTCGAACTCGATGCCAAAGGCTTTGAGATCAAGGGTATTTCAATGCTCGACACGACCGGTGAATACGGCGATCTGACGACGGAGGAAATCGCGGGGAAGGTGAAGAAAAAACTGGAATTCAGCTACGACAAACGGAAGCTGACCATTAAGCTGGGCCAGGAGTACACCCGCAAAGACACGCTTTTTGTTAAAATAGATTACATCGCCAAGCCTAACGACGTGCCGAGAGGCAAGGAAGACGACAGCGCTTCGGATAAAGGGCTCTACTTCATCAATGCCGACGGCCTCGACGAAGGCAAGCCGCGCCAGGTGTGGACGCAAGGCGAAACCGAAGGCAGCTCGTGCTGGTTTCCGACGATCGACGCGCCTAACCAGAAATTTACCCAGGACATTTACATCACCGTCGACAGTACCTACAAAACGCTCTCAAACGGCCTGCTGGTAGGGCAGGAGGAAGGCAAAAAGGGCACGCGCACCGACCACTGGAAGCAAACCCTCCCGCACGCGCCTTACCTGGCCATGATCGCCGTGGGTGATTTTACGGTGGCAAAAGACATGATGCCCAACGGGCTGGAACTGAGCTATTACGTCGAACCGAAATACGGCGCCGATGCACACGCCATTTTCGGGCGCACGCCGGAAATGATGGGCTTTTTTACGAATGTTTTCGGGGTAGAATATCCCTGGGAAAAATACGCGCAGATCGCCGTAAGGGATTTTGTGGCCGGAGCAATGGAGAACACGACTGCCACTGTGCACGAAGAAGGCGTGCAGAATGACGCCCGTTCGCTCGTAGATGGCAACTCAGATGCCGTAATCGCCCATGAACTGGCCCACCATTGGTTTGGGGACTACGTAACCGCCGAAGAATGGGGCCAGCTGCCGCTGAACGAATCATTTGCGAACTACGCCGAATACCTTTGGAGTGAATATAACGACGGTCGTTTTGAGGCGGACTGGGGCAACTTGCAGGAAATGAAGGAATATCTGGCCGAATCGGAAACCAAGCAGGTGCCGATGATCCGGTACTTTTACAAAGACCGCGAAAATATGTTCGATGCGCACTCCTATGCCAAAGGTGGGCGCATATTGCACATGCTGCGCTCGCTCGTGGGCGACGACGCGTTTTTTGCCGCATTGCAGCACTATTTGAAAGCACACGCATTCGGCACAGCGGAAATCGATGACTTGCGCAACTCATTCGAAAAGATAACCGGCCAGGACCTGAACTGGTTTTTCGACCAATGGTTCCACAAACCCGGCCACCCCGTGTTGAAAATCGACCAGCAATATGTGGCCGCGCAGGGAAAAGTGATTTTGAAAGTAAAACAGGCGCAGGACACCGTAGCAACGACCGTTTACCGATTGCCTGTGAAAGTGGATGTGTGGGTTTCGGGCAAAATGAACCGGTACGACGTAGTGCTGGACAAAGTGACCCAGACGCTGGAGTTTCCGGCCGCCAAAAAGCCGGAACTGGTGGTATTCGATGCCGACGCCCAGCTGCTGGCCGTTGTGGAGCACGACAAGAACCGTCCTGAAATGGAATTCCAATACCTGCACGCCGATCGTTTCTTGCATAAATATGAGGCGCTGGCATCGCTGGAAGGCGCTTTGGCCGATACAACGGCGAGGAAAATACTGGTGAAAGCCATGGACGATCCGTTCTGGAAACTCCGGCAGATGGCGATCAGCAACTTTGCGGAGTATGCCGGCGAGGGTTTCGCGGACATTGAAAAAGTAATCCAGGCCCGCGCGCAAACCGATCCGCACCCGCAGGTACGCGCGGAGGCGATCATTACCCTGGCCTCATTCGGCGACAATAACAGCGACCAGATATTCAAGGCGGCATTGGCCGACAGTTCGTACCTCGTGGCTTCGGTGGCGATTGAAAAATACCTCATGAGCCAGCCTAACGACGCCGCCGAAATAGCCGCGCAGTTTGAAAATTCGCCTAATGATGCCATTATCACCGCCGTGGGTAACTATTATGCGGGCCTCGCTGAGCCCGAGCGTTTCGATTGGTTCCTGACCAAAATGAAGGCGATGAAGCCCGGCGATAAATACAATTTCCTGCAAGTATTCGGGAAATACCTGATCAAATCCAAGCAGGATGTGCAGCGCAAAAGCATTCCGGTCCTCGAAGGCCTCGCGCGCGACAATTCTTCGTATTTCGTGCGTTTCGGCGCATTCCAGGCGCTTGGGTTGCTTACCGACATTCAGGGCGTATCGGCACTTCGCAAGGACATCCGCGCGAAAGAAACCGAGCCCAGGCTGAAAGAAATGTACAGCCAGTTCGGCGATTTGTAGTCGCTACTGGGGATCGAGGTAGTAATCCAGGTTTTCTTTCGTGATAATGTCAAGCGGAAGGAACTTGATAGCCGGGATCTCTTTCTTGAAAATCAAATGGTTGGCCAGTTGGTGAATGCCCCAGTATCCCTGGCCCAGCGGGTTCTGGTTGATCAGGAAATCAATAATGCCCTTATTGAGGTATTGCTGGTTATGTTCGATCAGGTCGTAACCTACGAGTTTAATGTCCGTTAATGCATTCTTTTCGAGGTAGGCGGCCACTTCAAATGCCTTCGAATTGGTGACGTACACCGCGCCGAGGTCGGGGTATTGCTGGCGGAGCTCGTCGAGCTGCTTGTCCGGCCCTTCTTCATCGGGGAAATTAATCTCCTTACTGATTACTTTAAACGTATCGTCCAGCTTTTCGCCTTTGAAATAGTCGCGGAAGCCGTCTTCTTTGGTAATCAAATGCGCCGAATTGGAAATATCCTCGTTCACGTGCGCAACCAGCACCGTTCCGGGCGAATGCAGTCCGAACCGAAGGATTTTAGCCGCCAGCGAGCCGCTACGGTAAGAGTCCTGGCCAATGTAGCACAGCGGGTTCACATGTTCGATCTGCGTGTTGAAAAGCACATAAGGAATGCCCATTTCCTCCCATTCCTTAAAAAACGGCAATGCTTCCTTGTAAAAGATAGGCGCAATGAGCAGTCCGTCCGGATGCTCGCGTGTAACTTCTTTGGCTTTCGCGATGAACGACGGCTCGGCATGTGAGTTGAAAATGAACTTGCTGATATGCACACCATATTGCCGGAGCTCTTTCTCGGCCTTTTCGAGGCCATCATGCGGCGCTTCCCAGTACGAGTCGAGGTTGGGGTCGGGGATGAGGGCGGCGAGGTTGAATGCCCGTTGCGATTTCAGGGATTGCGCTATCAGGTTGGGCTCATAGTTCAGCTCCTTGATGATCGCCAGGATTCGTTCACGCACATCGTCGGCTACCCGCCCGCGGTTATGTAAAACGCGGTCCACCGTGCCTTTGGAGGTCTGTGCCCGCTCCGCAATATCTTTAATTCTGACAATTTTCTTTTTCACACTCGACTATAATTCAGGGATTTTTGGTACCAGTTCAGCAAATCTAACAAGTAATTGGCAAGATGGGCGAAATAGTGCATTTCTAGTAAAAGCCGACTATTCAGAACAAAATGATTCAAATTTTTTCTATAATAAATTTGAGATTCTGACCGCCGGCCATTAGTTTTACCTGACAGAAAACCACTATAAGAAGCCCATGTCGTGTACGAACCCGGCGTGTCTTTTGTAATGCGTGCTCGAACACTTTTTTAAATTTTGTTAGGAAAATCCGATTTGGCAAGTAATTTTGTAAATAAGATAAGAAAGAAAATTTTATTCTTTAATACTCCTAACCTTTAACCTTTTCAGGAATTCAATCATTGAAATTCCTCTAATCCTAAACCTAACAGAAGCGTACGGCATCGTCTGTGCGCTTCTTTGTTTTTACTGCTGCCTGAATTCAACCACTACATTATCGCTATCCACATACGCCGAGCAGGTAAGTATCCAGCCTTCCGCGAGGTCGCGGTCGGTGAGGACTTCGTTTACACTCATATGCACGGTACCTTGTGTGCACACCGCGGCGCACGAGGAGCAGCGGCCGCCTTTGCAGCTGTAAGGCAGCTGAATCCCTTGGGCCAATGCGGCATCCAGCACGGTAGCATGCGCCGGAACGAGCAGGTTGTGAACGTTGCCATCGTAGCGGAGCGTGATATGGTGCGGGTGCGAAACCGGCGGCGGTGGCGGGGGAGAGGTGATCACAAAGTTCTCCTTGCGGATTTGTGTGCCGTGGAAGCCCATGAAATGCAGCGTGATGCCAGCGGACCGCATTAGCTCGAAAGGCCCGCAAATGAAGAAACGGGCGTCCTCGCGCCTGTATCGAATGGATTTCGCCACGAGTTGTTCCAGTCGCGTGTTGTTGATCCGTCCCTGAATGCCGGCCCATTCCTCGGTAGGCTGGCTGTGAATGTGAACGACGTGGAGCCGCTCGGGAAACCGTGCCTGCCATTCGATAATGTGATTCCAGAAAAGTGTGCTGCGCACATTCCGGCTGGCGTAAATGAGCGTTACGTGGCTGTCCGTTTCCTGGGTAAGGGTTTGTTTCAAAAGTGAAAACAGCGGTGTAATGCCGCTGCCCGCGCCGATCAGCACGATGTCGCGTTCGCCTGCATCGTCTTCTTCCAGTACAAACCGGCCCGACGGTGCGAGTACGCGAAACGTGTCGCCTGCTTGGACGAGATCGATCCAAAACCGGGAAATCTCGCCATTAGGCACTCTTTTTACGGTGATCGCCGGAAATTCATCCACGCCCGGCGCCGAGCTCATCGAGTAGGAGCGGCGGACCTCGTGCCCATGCATGTTGATCAGGAAAGTGAGAAACTGGCCTGCCTTGTAATGCAATGTGCTACCGTCGAGTGTTTCGAAGACGAACGTTTTGGCATCGTCGGTTTCGCGGATGATCTCGCGGAGTTTCAGTGCTATCGTGTGGTCTGCCATCGTTCGTTGCTCGTGTTGGATATTTATAAAGCGCCGCGGGGCTGCTGCTGGTTCCAGAGTGCCTCATATTCGGCCAGGAGCGTCCAGCAATGCGCCTCGCATGTCCAATGCATATGCACCAGCGGGTTTACCGACAATTTGTATAAAAGCGGATGTTCGTAGGCCGTGAGCAGCCCGGCTATGAAAAAGTAAAAGCCCTTGAAATCCCGTTCGGTAAATGTCTCCACCGGAATGCGTTCCTTGCGCACCCCAAAGCGCATGAGTGATGTGGATAGCAAAACCCGGTCCATGCGGTTGCGGGTATTTTTCAAAAGGTTTTCGGTATCGAGGATCAGCTGCTTGCGGATGGGCTGTAATGCGGGCGGATCGAAGGCCGCTACGAGCCTGGACACGTGGTAAATGATCAGCGGCGTGCGCGGATATTGGTGTGCGCATCGAAATGGGGCAGTAATGTACCGTCGCGTTTCAATGACCGAACGGATGTATTCCAAGCTCGCCTCGTCGTGCACATTCAGCGGTAATTTGTAGTGCAAAATGCAATACAGCATATTGGTGAGCACGCTCACATCAAATTCGACATACATATTCTTGCCAAACCACGTCGAGTACGCCGGCAGCCGTTTGTACTCGGGATAGGTGTTCCTGATCCACAGTTTGGCGCCATTGGCGTGCAGCGTGAGTTTATCTTTTAGCCAAAACAACTCCTCCTGCGAGGGCCGGGTGGTGAGATAGGCAAATGCCGTGTCGTCGATATCGTCCGGAATGCGGAAGTGTTCGAAGCGCCGGAACCACTTACCGTTCGGAAAGTGGCGCGAAGGTTTGGTTTTCCAGAAGTTGTAGGTTTTCAGGCCGTCCTTGTTCTGGAAATCGGGATAGTTGGCGGTTACCGCGTTGTGGATTTCGTCGATTTTAGCTTGACTTTCCGCGCTGCAAAACGCGCGAATGCATTGCAGTGTGAATGCCGAAATGGCCGAAAAGAACATTGTGGTGTCGGGGCGGCGGTAACCCAGCATGGAGTTGGACCGCTGCGCCGGGAAAATGCCTTTGGGGAACAATGCATTGCCGGTCGATTGCAATGCCCGAATGCGGTCTATAAATGCGTCCAGCGGTGGGTTCATGCGCCGAAACTAACAAAACACGGCAAAAAAAGAAACCCTGCCGCGCTGCGACAGGGTTTTAGATGGATATGTTTGAGGCATTAAACGCCTTCGGCTACTACTTCTTTCACGTCCGGCACCATGCGCGTGAGCAGGTTTTCGATACCGGCTTTCAATGTAAGTGTCGACGACGGGCAGCCGCTGCAAGAGCCTTGCAAAAGCACTTTCACCACGCCCGAACCTTCGTCGAACGAGTGGAAGTTGATCGCGCCACCGTCCGATTCAACCGCCGGGCGCACATATTGATCCAATGCAGCCTTGATTTTCTGCACCGTGTCGGAATCGCGTGCATCGACGATCAGCGTGTTGGTATCGATCGTCTTTTGCTCGAATACCGGATGATTTTCTTCAAAATAGATCTTGATGAACTGCTTCGTGTCGCGCAAGACTTCTTCCCAGGCAATGTCGTCGCCTTTGGTGATGGTAATGAAGTTGCTCGCGATGAATACGCGCTTCACGTGCGGAAACTGGAACAGGTCGGCCGCAAGCGGCGACGCCTTGCCTTCTTCCAGCGCAGCTTCGAGCGAAGGATAGTCAAACGAAAGCCCATCGGGCACCAGCTCGAAATTCAGTACGAATTTCATGGAGTTGGGGTTGGGGCTCAATTCGGTATATACAAAAACGGGTCGTGACAGCATTGGATGGTCGATATTGATAGGGTATAAAACAACTTTCCGGTTTAGAGAACACGGAACGGGTGCTTTTGGTTTGGCGACAGGCGTATTAACCAATAAAAAACCCGTCAAACAAATGCCTGACGGGTCTCTTTTAACTTCATTCGGGAAGCGGACTTCCGGAAGTAATGTCGTTGCGTTGGCTTATGCTTCCGCAGCAGCTTCAACCGCGATCGGTTCGATGTGAACGTAAGATCTGTTTTCACGGGTCTTACGGAACACCACGTTACCATCAACCAATGCGAACAATGTGTGGTCGCGGCCGATACCTACGTTTTTACCTGGGTTGTGCTTGGTTCCACGCTGACGAACCAGGATGTTACCTGCTTTTGCCAACTGGCCACCGAATAATTTTACACCAAGACGTTTGCTTTCCGACTCACGTCCGTTTTTCGAGCTACCTACACCTTTCTTATGTGCCATGATATCTTATACTTAAATTGTAATTTCCTGTTTTGAACTGTTTCAGGCTTCCGCCCAATCATTAGGCAACGATTTCGTCGATGCTGATTTTGGTCAGATACTGACGGTGACCGTTTTTAACACGGTATCCTTTGCGGCGTTTCTTTTTGAAAACGATCACTTTTTCACCTTTCAGGTGTTCGAGAACAGTTGCTTTTACAGAAGCGCCTGCTACTGTCGGAAGACCTACCTGTACTGTGCCTCCGTTGTCAACGAGTAGGACTTTGTCAAATACAAGTGCAGCGTTCACGTCACCTTCAAGCCTATGCGTGAAGATTTCGCGACCCTTTTCAACTTTAAATTGCTGACCTGCGATTTCTACGATTGCGTACATGTTAATAATTATATTAAACTGGATTCAAAATTTGAGGTGCAAAGATAAGTATAGGGTGGCAGAATCACAATGCATTAGGAGGATTATTCGTCTTTTTTTGATATCTCGCGATCGGGCCGCATGCATTTCAGGGTAAAAGGACATTCAGTTGTCTTTTCCACAAGCATCCCGCCGGCAGATTTATCGGCATCCGAAATGGTTATAAATGCTCAAAAAGCTACCTTTATATGATCCGCGGGGGCAGGCGCGTTTAGACATGGAGCGTAATGTGGCTCCTTAACAAAATTTAACGGGTGGCGCTTTTACTTTTCCCTGATATTGGGGTCTAAGAGACAGTAGATTTGGAAAACATGAAAATAAGAATCAGTCTGTGGGTTTCGATGATTTTATGCCTGTCGTTGCTGGCGGGCCCGGCCTCGGCGGAAGATGGCGAGCGGGGAGCGAGCAGGCAATCCCAGAGAGGTTATCAGGTAGGCGATGCGGTGTCTAATTTCCGTTTGAAAAACACCAACGGAAATATGGTGTCGCTCTCGGATTTTGCCAGTTCCAAAGGTGTAATCGTCGTTTTTACCAGTAACCATTGCCCGTTCGCGAAGGCCTACGAGGACAGGATCATTGCTCTGAACAACAAATTCGCAGGCCAGGGCTTTCCGGTGATCGCCATCAACCCGAGCGATCCGGGAACGCACCAGGACGATACATTTGAAAAAATGAAGGAGCGGGCTGCTGCCAAAAATTACGGTTATCCTTATCTTGTCGACGACGCACAGCAGGTAGCCCGGGCATTCGGGGCCGCGCGCACGCCGCAGGCATTTGTGTTGCAGAAAAACGGTGCGCAGTTTGCCGTGCGGTACGTGGGCATGATCGACGACAACCCGCAGGATGCTTCCGGCGTCACCAAGTTTTATGTGGACGAGGCCGTGACCAACCTGGCCGGCGGGAAGCCGGTCGTGACAACGCTCACCAAACCCGTGGGCTGCGCCATCAAGTGGAAAAACCAGTGATTTTTTGATGAAATTGCCCTATGACCAGATTTTTACCTATCCTCCTCTCCATCACGTTGTTAGCACCGGGAATCGGGCAGGCACAGACAAAAAGTAAGAAATTTTCGAACGAAGGGGAATTTACGAGCAATTGCGAAGGCCCCGCCGTGGACGAAGACGGCAATGTGTACGCCGTCAACTTCGCGCGCGATGGCACGATAGCGCAGCTCAGCAAGAAAGGCAATGCCAGCTTTTTCGTGACTCTGCCCAAAGGCAGCACGGGCAACGGGATCCGGTTTGTGGATAAAAACACTTTCTATGTCGCCGACTTCACGGGGCACAATATCCTGAAAGTGGACATGGTTACGAAGGACGTTTCGGTGTTCGCCAACGAGCCGAAGATGAACCAGCCCAACGACCTGGCCGTAACCGCCTCCGGCCATATTTTCGCATCCGACCCGAACTGGAAGGAGGGAACCGGGCAAATATGGCACATTACCCCCGAAGGAAAAGTGAGCCTCGCCGTTGGAAACATGGGAACTACCAATGGCATCGACGTCAGCCCCGACGAGAAGAAGTTGTACGTCAACGAAAGCGTGCAGCGCAATGTGTGGGCGTTCGATCTTGCGCCGGACGGTACATTGTCCAACAAGAAACTGCTGCATCATTTCGAGGACGGCGGCATGGACGGCATGCGCTGCGATGTGGCCGGTAACCTCTACATCACCCGGCACGGCAAGGGCGAAGTGGCCGTACTTTCGCCCGAAGGAAAAGTGATCCAGACCATTCAAACAATAGGCAAGAAGGTTTCCAACATCTGTTTCGGGGGCAAGAATGGCAAAACCT includes:
- a CDS encoding thioredoxin family protein, producing the protein MKIRISLWVSMILCLSLLAGPASAEDGERGASRQSQRGYQVGDAVSNFRLKNTNGNMVSLSDFASSKGVIVVFTSNHCPFAKAYEDRIIALNNKFAGQGFPVIAINPSDPGTHQDDTFEKMKERAAAKNYGYPYLVDDAQQVARAFGAARTPQAFVLQKNGAQFAVRYVGMIDDNPQDASGVTKFYVDEAVTNLAGGKPVVTTLTKPVGCAIKWKNQ
- the rpmA gene encoding 50S ribosomal protein L27 translates to MAHKKGVGSSKNGRESESKRLGVKLFGGQLAKAGNILVRQRGTKHNPGKNVGIGRDHTLFALVDGNVVFRKTRENRSYVHIEPIAVEAAAEA
- the rplU gene encoding 50S ribosomal protein L21, translating into MYAIVEIAGQQFKVEKGREIFTHRLEGDVNAALVFDKVLLVDNGGTVQVGLPTVAGASVKATVLEHLKGEKVIVFKKKRRKGYRVKNGHRQYLTKISIDEIVA
- a CDS encoding ferredoxin--NADP reductase, which encodes MADHTIALKLREIIRETDDAKTFVFETLDGSTLHYKAGQFLTFLINMHGHEVRRSYSMSSAPGVDEFPAITVKRVPNGEISRFWIDLVQAGDTFRVLAPSGRFVLEEDDAGERDIVLIGAGSGITPLFSLLKQTLTQETDSHVTLIYASRNVRSTLFWNHIIEWQARFPERLHVVHIHSQPTEEWAGIQGRINNTRLEQLVAKSIRYRREDARFFICGPFELMRSAGITLHFMGFHGTQIRKENFVITSPPPPPPVSHPHHITLRYDGNVHNLLVPAHATVLDAALAQGIQLPYSCKGGRCSSCAAVCTQGTVHMSVNEVLTDRDLAEGWILTCSAYVDSDNVVVEFRQQ
- a CDS encoding SMP-30/gluconolactonase/LRE family protein, which codes for MTRFLPILLSITLLAPGIGQAQTKSKKFSNEGEFTSNCEGPAVDEDGNVYAVNFARDGTIAQLSKKGNASFFVTLPKGSTGNGIRFVDKNTFYVADFTGHNILKVDMVTKDVSVFANEPKMNQPNDLAVTASGHIFASDPNWKEGTGQIWHITPEGKVSLAVGNMGTTNGIDVSPDEKKLYVNESVQRNVWAFDLAPDGTLSNKKLLHHFEDGGMDGMRCDVAGNLYITRHGKGEVAVLSPEGKVIQTIQTIGKKVSNICFGGKNGKTCYITLQDRGCLETFKAKTAGREWAMMKAFIANSKK
- a CDS encoding substrate-binding domain-containing protein; the protein is MKKKIVRIKDIAERAQTSKGTVDRVLHNRGRVADDVRERILAIIKELNYEPNLIAQSLKSQRAFNLAALIPDPNLDSYWEAPHDGLEKAEKELRQYGVHISKFIFNSHAEPSFIAKAKEVTREHPDGLLIAPIFYKEALPFFKEWEEMGIPYVLFNTQIEHVNPLCYIGQDSYRSGSLAAKILRFGLHSPGTVLVAHVNEDISNSAHLITKEDGFRDYFKGEKLDDTFKVISKEINFPDEEGPDKQLDELRQQYPDLGAVYVTNSKAFEVAAYLEKNALTDIKLVGYDLIEHNQQYLNKGIIDFLINQNPLGQGYWGIHQLANHLIFKKEIPAIKFLPLDIITKENLDYYLDPQ
- a CDS encoding M1 family aminopeptidase translates to MNRLIFTILGILSFAFSTPAQAGTDADTLYRRNPGTITPKGPYRPERPRKNDILYTRLDVQLDWAKQQVPASAILKFKPHFYPQNTLELDAKGFEIKGISMLDTTGEYGDLTTEEIAGKVKKKLEFSYDKRKLTIKLGQEYTRKDTLFVKIDYIAKPNDVPRGKEDDSASDKGLYFINADGLDEGKPRQVWTQGETEGSSCWFPTIDAPNQKFTQDIYITVDSTYKTLSNGLLVGQEEGKKGTRTDHWKQTLPHAPYLAMIAVGDFTVAKDMMPNGLELSYYVEPKYGADAHAIFGRTPEMMGFFTNVFGVEYPWEKYAQIAVRDFVAGAMENTTATVHEEGVQNDARSLVDGNSDAVIAHELAHHWFGDYVTAEEWGQLPLNESFANYAEYLWSEYNDGRFEADWGNLQEMKEYLAESETKQVPMIRYFYKDRENMFDAHSYAKGGRILHMLRSLVGDDAFFAALQHYLKAHAFGTAEIDDLRNSFEKITGQDLNWFFDQWFHKPGHPVLKIDQQYVAAQGKVILKVKQAQDTVATTVYRLPVKVDVWVSGKMNRYDVVLDKVTQTLEFPAAKKPELVVFDADAQLLAVVEHDKNRPEMEFQYLHADRFLHKYEALASLEGALADTTARKILVKAMDDPFWKLRQMAISNFAEYAGEGFADIEKVIQARAQTDPHPQVRAEAIITLASFGDNNSDQIFKAALADSSYLVASVAIEKYLMSQPNDAAEIAAQFENSPNDAIITAVGNYYAGLAEPERFDWFLTKMKAMKPGDKYNFLQVFGKYLIKSKQDVQRKSIPVLEGLARDNSSYFVRFGAFQALGLLTDIQGVSALRKDIRAKETEPRLKEMYSQFGDL
- a CDS encoding NifU family protein produces the protein MLSRPVFVYTELSPNPNSMKFVLNFELVPDGLSFDYPSLEAALEEGKASPLAADLFQFPHVKRVFIASNFITITKGDDIAWEEVLRDTKQFIKIYFEENHPVFEQKTIDTNTLIVDARDSDTVQKIKAALDQYVRPAVESDGGAINFHSFDEGSGVVKVLLQGSCSGCPSSTLTLKAGIENLLTRMVPDVKEVVAEGV